One genomic window of Rhodoligotrophos defluvii includes the following:
- a CDS encoding prepilin-type N-terminal cleavage/methylation domain-containing protein: MTVFSDNIIRREAAQSPPRDLNRGRGDAGLTLVELIVVLSLLGLITLLLTQELRFGARVWETVASGSKELERIIFTQNFLRTQIELAPFTQNNFDEEQAQQPLAGTEHASQEDQSFRGSAQSLQFSAPWMVGLGQGRIFVFELSKRGDDLLVRWRPSTWSASVADAESQEFVGERVLISGVEQVRFRYFGRVAEDGAPAWHEAWPAVPWLPDLVEIDVELGTSRHPWPLLVVELYK, translated from the coding sequence GTGACAGTTTTCAGCGACAACATCATCAGAAGAGAGGCGGCCCAAAGTCCCCCCAGGGACCTGAACCGCGGTCGCGGTGATGCGGGCCTGACGCTGGTTGAACTCATCGTGGTGCTCAGCCTGCTTGGGCTGATCACCCTGCTGCTCACGCAGGAGCTGAGATTCGGGGCTCGGGTGTGGGAGACGGTTGCAAGCGGATCCAAGGAGCTCGAGCGAATCATCTTTACTCAGAATTTCTTGCGGACGCAGATTGAGCTCGCCCCTTTTACACAAAACAATTTTGATGAAGAACAAGCGCAGCAGCCACTAGCTGGAACGGAGCATGCATCGCAAGAAGACCAGAGCTTTCGCGGTTCTGCGCAATCCCTCCAGTTCTCGGCGCCGTGGATGGTCGGCTTGGGGCAAGGGCGCATTTTCGTCTTCGAGTTGAGCAAGCGGGGCGATGATCTGCTTGTGCGATGGCGTCCCAGCACCTGGTCCGCTAGTGTTGCCGACGCTGAGTCTCAAGAATTTGTCGGCGAGCGGGTGCTTATTTCGGGGGTCGAGCAGGTGCGGTTCCGTTATTTCGGCCGAGTCGCCGAGGATGGCGCCCCGGCGTGGCATGAAGCGTGGCCGGCAGTCCCCTGGCTGCCGGATCTGGTCGAAATCGATGTGGAGCTTGGCACGTCCCGCCATCCCTGGCCCCTGCTCGTGGTCGAGCTATACAAATGA
- the gspD gene encoding type II secretion system secretin GspD, which translates to MGVVGGGGRAVAFSDAWKRNASSAPPGGGLSQPELYRASELEGADLSRAIPRPLVIDKKGAVSLNFVNVDVKEVVNAVLGDALGLNYTIDPSISGQVTTRTSKPLPKDAVIPAIANMLAVNGAALVPDGKIWYVVPADKAKQLTAVVVGPDARAASEGRGVHMIPLSYSSPNAILGIIQGQINPGSQIAAIDDRKLLIFVGPNREARLVEEMVAVLDTDRLQGRSFALLPLKVAAADAVVDELEVLFSEAAETQDAGEVRFVAIERLNAVLVITKHESYLEQARDWVKRLDRANPSVGRRMFVYFVKNGRAAELAETLNALFAEDGQAPAVRPRRSVAPGLQPVSMSEEAASDQASEAGAPLPEGAPAVAAGSALPPPALGKSGVGSLQGSDIRIIADERNNALLIRATAEEYESIGAMLARLDILPLQVLIEATVAEVTLTGDLNYGVEWFLKSGKFEASFSSLASGAVAPTFPGFNLFFDSIDASVVLTALSKITDVKVISSPKLMVLDNQSARLQVGDQVPVATQSAVSTIDPDAPIVNSISLLDTGIILEVRPTVNAGGLVSLQIMQEVSDATVTRSSNIDSPTIQKRKVESRLAVQSGETVALAGLIRDRTERGKTGIPLLSDIPGVGTLFSMSKNHGERTELLVLLTPRVVRDPLEIRQLTQDIRRHLYNADPVNQLP; encoded by the coding sequence GTGGGCGTCGTCGGCGGTGGCGGCAGGGCTGTCGCCTTCAGCGACGCCTGGAAAAGAAATGCGTCCAGCGCGCCGCCTGGCGGTGGCTTGTCCCAACCGGAGCTTTATCGTGCCAGCGAGCTTGAGGGCGCGGATCTCTCGCGGGCCATACCGCGTCCGCTCGTCATCGACAAGAAGGGCGCTGTCTCCCTGAACTTCGTCAATGTCGATGTCAAGGAGGTGGTGAATGCCGTGCTCGGCGATGCGCTCGGTTTGAACTATACCATTGACCCGAGCATCAGCGGCCAGGTGACCACCCGAACCAGCAAGCCGCTGCCCAAGGACGCGGTCATTCCCGCCATTGCCAACATGCTTGCCGTCAACGGCGCTGCACTCGTGCCCGACGGCAAGATCTGGTACGTGGTCCCGGCCGACAAGGCGAAGCAGCTCACCGCGGTGGTCGTGGGGCCCGACGCGCGCGCCGCAAGCGAGGGGCGAGGGGTTCACATGATCCCCCTCAGCTATTCCTCGCCCAACGCCATTCTCGGCATTATCCAGGGCCAGATAAACCCGGGCAGCCAGATCGCGGCGATCGATGACAGAAAGCTGCTCATCTTCGTCGGCCCGAACCGGGAGGCACGGCTGGTCGAGGAAATGGTGGCGGTGCTCGACACCGATCGGCTGCAGGGACGATCCTTCGCATTGCTCCCGTTAAAGGTCGCCGCGGCAGATGCGGTGGTAGACGAGCTGGAGGTGCTGTTCAGCGAGGCGGCTGAAACGCAGGACGCCGGCGAGGTCAGATTCGTTGCCATAGAGCGTCTCAACGCGGTTCTGGTGATCACCAAGCACGAAAGCTATCTCGAGCAGGCGCGCGACTGGGTGAAGCGGCTGGACCGGGCGAACCCCTCCGTCGGGCGCCGCATGTTCGTGTATTTCGTCAAGAACGGCCGCGCCGCAGAGCTCGCCGAGACCTTGAACGCGCTGTTCGCAGAAGATGGGCAAGCCCCTGCCGTCCGGCCTCGCCGCAGCGTCGCGCCAGGCCTGCAGCCCGTGAGCATGAGCGAGGAGGCCGCATCCGACCAGGCGAGCGAGGCGGGTGCGCCTCTACCGGAAGGAGCACCGGCTGTTGCGGCCGGAAGCGCGCTGCCTCCGCCGGCTCTCGGCAAGTCCGGCGTTGGATCACTGCAGGGCAGCGACATCCGCATCATTGCCGATGAACGCAACAACGCGCTGCTCATCCGGGCCACAGCCGAGGAGTATGAGTCGATCGGCGCGATGCTGGCCCGCCTGGATATCCTGCCGTTGCAGGTTCTCATCGAGGCCACCGTGGCGGAGGTCACTCTGACGGGCGATCTCAATTACGGGGTCGAGTGGTTCCTGAAGTCCGGCAAATTTGAAGCGAGCTTCTCTTCGCTGGCCAGCGGCGCCGTGGCGCCGACCTTCCCCGGGTTCAACCTGTTCTTCGACAGCATCGATGCCAGCGTCGTGCTCACGGCGCTTTCCAAGATCACCGACGTCAAGGTGATCTCTTCGCCGAAGCTGATGGTGCTGGATAACCAGTCGGCACGGCTGCAGGTTGGTGATCAGGTCCCGGTCGCAACCCAATCGGCGGTTTCGACCATCGATCCCGACGCTCCCATCGTGAACTCTATTTCGCTGCTCGACACCGGTATCATTCTCGAGGTGAGACCAACCGTGAACGCCGGCGGGCTCGTGTCCCTGCAGATCATGCAGGAGGTGAGCGATGCCACCGTTACGCGCAGCTCCAATATCGACAGCCCCACCATTCAGAAGCGCAAGGTCGAGAGCCGGCTCGCCGTGCAAAGCGGCGAGACGGTCGCGCTCGCGGGGCTGATCCGCGACCGCACCGAGCGGGGCAAGACGGGCATACCGCTGCTCAGCGACATTCCCGGCGTGGGTACGCTGTTCAGCATGAGCAAGAATCATGGCGAACGAACGGAGCTGCTGGTGCTGCTCACCCCGCGCGTCGTGCGGGATCCGCTTGAAATCCGCCAGCTCACCCAGGACATCCGCCGCCACCTCTATAACGCGGACCCGGTCAACCAATTACCGTAA
- a CDS encoding PilN domain-containing protein encodes MKTILACATGFFSWWFRELAGLVPQPIRYRLSPERQPLLLALKGGQLEIRLPGKPEANFAIEGIEHPDGTAGLRTFIASRRLRHRRAIVELPPGHVLTPVVDLPIEAAMNLDEVLGHEIERHTPFTRNQVAYDKRVIGTDPDGKRLKVQLWIAPLAEVTRSLDWLAQAGLSLIRVAAAGDGQANSPYNLLPPHLRPKSESRLAVPIAALVLLVVALSAALAYVTLEQKTAMAARIEAQAAELRKQRIAQAERQAKIEQFEQLLNLAVATRARAIPTIELLRDLTQHTPDDTWLVQLTMTNDNVLVAGFTRDANALMRSLQQAPVFSNIRYSAPVTRDPSSAYDRFNLMFKLNPGAAQ; translated from the coding sequence ATGAAGACGATTCTCGCTTGTGCAACTGGCTTCTTCAGCTGGTGGTTCAGGGAACTCGCCGGTCTCGTTCCTCAGCCGATCCGGTACCGCCTCTCGCCGGAGCGGCAGCCTTTGCTCTTGGCCCTAAAGGGAGGCCAGCTAGAGATCCGCCTTCCGGGAAAGCCCGAAGCCAACTTCGCGATTGAGGGGATTGAACACCCGGATGGCACTGCCGGGCTGCGCACGTTCATTGCCAGCCGGCGGCTTCGCCATCGGCGAGCCATCGTCGAGCTGCCGCCCGGCCATGTGCTGACACCGGTTGTGGACCTGCCGATCGAGGCGGCCATGAATCTGGACGAGGTCCTGGGACATGAAATCGAGCGGCACACGCCGTTCACGCGCAATCAGGTTGCCTACGACAAGAGGGTGATAGGCACCGATCCGGACGGCAAGCGCCTGAAGGTGCAGTTGTGGATTGCCCCGCTCGCCGAGGTGACGCGCAGCCTCGACTGGCTCGCGCAAGCGGGACTATCGCTGATCCGCGTGGCCGCCGCCGGCGATGGGCAGGCAAACAGTCCATACAACCTGCTGCCGCCGCACCTCAGGCCCAAATCGGAAAGCAGGCTGGCCGTCCCTATTGCAGCCTTGGTGCTGCTGGTGGTCGCGCTTTCGGCCGCACTGGCCTATGTCACCCTGGAGCAGAAGACCGCGATGGCGGCGCGCATCGAGGCACAAGCGGCAGAGCTCCGCAAGCAGCGAATTGCGCAGGCCGAGCGGCAGGCCAAGATCGAGCAATTCGAGCAGCTGCTGAATTTGGCGGTTGCAACCCGAGCCAGGGCTATCCCGACGATCGAGCTATTGCGAGATCTCACCCAGCACACGCCGGACGACACCTGGCTCGTCCAGCTGACCATGACCAACGACAACGTGCTCGTGGCCGGTTTCACGCGGGATGCCAATGCCCTGATGCGATCGCTGCAACAGGCGCCGGTCTTCTCGAATATCCGCTATTCGGCGCCGGTGACCCGCGACCCTTCCTCAGCCTATGACCGCTTCAACCTGATGTTCAAGCTGAACCCTGGAGCCGCGCAGTGA
- a CDS encoding FG-GAP-like repeat-containing protein, which produces MTCFLRGAFGCVFLAGLLLLLDSGSARAADVVGAMAADFGVTPEGGASLMVPISVPPGTTGVQPKITLQLGNGGASGPLGVGGSVGGISYITRCPQNKYFDGATIPVRYAATDRFCLNGQRLVPISGTYGANGTEYRTSYDEFSKIISYGTAGSGPQRFEVYKQSGEILQYGQTTDSRIEAPGRSDVRVWALNEIADRAGNAITFKYFEDTTSGEFGIEKIEYTKNASQNLNAYNRVDFIYATRPDTQYIFEAGGKISQTKRLTNVKSYAENTLFRDYQITYGTGARNRSRVSSIKECTATDCFPASTISWTSNGSAQFAEVALSGTLGVTGAAFADYKVAGSGDFNGDGLTDLYLMPVDDKGRIKNTSTHYVFLGKTDGTFTTVNYSPTIPSPGPANYIQYKVSGAGDINGDGLTDLFVMLSDNFGRSGSTSYYYTWISDGDGTFTPVNLGFPQGAVNNYGVSAVGDFNGDGRTDLHLMVMDDYNRSNGNANDYLWVGRTDGKFDSVLLSGTQGITGSAYDDYVVATTGDFNGDGLSDFYLMKANTSGGTQGVLSTSYFWMSNTDNTFTTVALPETRPENYRVGAADDFNGDGLVDLFFHKASSKSGNSSSTSDYFIMISRGDGTFENNPIAVPTGYWNDHILAAVDDFDGDGLPDMYWYRGDGTGRVADVASAEHWVWFNKGNSTFVRTAVGVANGSYRKYSVAASGDFTGDGLADLYWLRSDEYGRSNGDGADYVRVNAWQIPDLLAGVQNGVGNNASVQYQPLTNSTVYTKGTGATYPVQDIIGPMRVVRTLNTRSGASDGSAAGTSQTYEYEALRNHVNGLGSLGFAKTRVKDSQTNIVTESVFSQDYATRKEGLLTSAKKTTSTNVVFENKTLTWTVTSLPTADGSPRYSRFNTQTVTAKRDLNNVLTATITETTTYDAYGYPTNIVNQTVNGSNTFRKTTVNVYTHTPSNWKLGRLTSATVTHQAPGQPNQVRSSGFTYHPTTGLMTSETIQPGDALFHTKTYAHNGFGAVTSVTETWGSPDTDGITATSRVTSYTYDAKSRYKLTETNPLNHVQTTAYHPVHGLPVSTTGPNNLTTSWEYDAFGRVTKETRSDGTQTVTTRSKHVPFDPPFCLPPFIPCQQPPAGEIGLAETARIKTVVTTTGAPTVTTYEDLLYREVRKTVQALDGRLLHVDTLYDRMGRVSKKSEPFYDGATPLWTTITYDLLDRPLTTTAPDSSTQTVSYNGLIETSTNELNQTKTVRKDAMGQMVEVKDHDLNTTTYVYDALGQLISMSDPSSNVTTTTYDVRGNKIAMSDPDKGSWTYRYNALGLLVEQTDAKGQVTHMTYDVLGRMLTRIDDATAANPASRTATWVYDTATKGIGKLHSVSMPGYSATSSYDSLGRPSATTEVIDGLSFTSQVTYDASGRPQDTIYPTGLTVRNVYNARGYLEVVQNTAGTQEYWRALAADERGNITQFRLGNGVESIRAYNPLTGFLDSIYSSKATTAIQNLTYGFNALGNLVSRTDARQSLSESFIYDNLNRVTSSTVNSGSGNVTVSVTYNALGNITSKSDVGTYTYAQLHGGCTGGAQPGPHAVTQVSGIKNATYCYDANGNMTSGDGKLVSYTAFDMASLISKGGKSVAITYGPDRARYKRVDTGTTGTVTTLYIGGKAMERINRGGVIETKHYIGDFAVVTTSGTTTQTSYLLRDHLGSVDVITDEAGAVLERMSFDAWGKRREVTWQAMADATAYVPLVTTRGFTGHEQLDPVGLVHMNGRVYDPELGDGPPLWWEGNPLVGPLGSS; this is translated from the coding sequence ATGACATGCTTTTTGCGTGGCGCTTTCGGCTGCGTGTTTCTTGCCGGCTTGCTGCTGCTGCTGGACAGCGGCAGCGCGCGGGCGGCGGACGTCGTCGGAGCGATGGCCGCCGATTTCGGCGTGACCCCCGAAGGCGGCGCGAGCCTGATGGTGCCGATCTCGGTGCCACCCGGCACAACGGGCGTGCAGCCCAAGATCACCCTGCAACTGGGCAATGGCGGCGCCAGCGGGCCGCTAGGCGTAGGCGGCTCGGTCGGCGGCATCTCCTATATCACGCGCTGCCCGCAGAACAAATATTTCGACGGCGCCACCATTCCCGTGCGCTACGCCGCCACCGATCGCTTCTGTCTCAACGGACAGCGACTGGTTCCGATCAGCGGCACCTATGGGGCGAATGGTACCGAGTACCGGACGTCCTATGACGAGTTCTCGAAGATCATTTCCTATGGCACGGCAGGGTCTGGCCCTCAGCGCTTCGAGGTCTACAAGCAGTCGGGTGAGATCCTGCAATACGGCCAGACCACGGATTCCCGCATCGAGGCGCCGGGTCGGTCCGACGTGCGCGTGTGGGCCCTGAACGAAATTGCCGACCGCGCCGGCAACGCCATCACATTCAAATATTTCGAGGACACGACAAGCGGCGAATTCGGAATCGAGAAGATCGAGTATACGAAAAACGCCTCGCAGAACCTAAACGCCTATAACCGCGTGGACTTCATCTACGCGACCCGCCCGGACACTCAGTACATCTTCGAGGCCGGCGGCAAGATCTCCCAGACCAAGCGCCTGACCAACGTCAAGTCCTACGCGGAGAACACGCTGTTCCGCGATTATCAGATCACCTATGGAACCGGCGCCCGCAACCGTTCCCGCGTAAGCTCGATCAAGGAATGCACCGCGACGGATTGCTTCCCAGCATCGACCATATCCTGGACGAGCAATGGCTCTGCCCAGTTTGCTGAAGTCGCGCTCAGTGGCACCCTCGGCGTGACGGGAGCTGCGTTCGCCGACTACAAAGTTGCGGGCAGCGGCGATTTCAATGGTGATGGGCTGACTGATCTTTATTTGATGCCTGTGGATGACAAGGGCAGGATAAAGAACACGTCCACGCACTACGTATTCCTGGGGAAAACCGACGGCACCTTCACTACAGTCAACTATTCGCCAACCATCCCCAGCCCTGGGCCGGCTAATTACATCCAATACAAGGTTTCTGGAGCTGGAGACATAAATGGGGACGGTCTGACAGACTTGTTTGTCATGTTGTCCGATAATTTCGGCCGCTCTGGAAGCACTTCATACTACTATACTTGGATTTCCGATGGAGATGGAACCTTTACGCCGGTTAATCTCGGATTCCCTCAAGGAGCCGTCAACAACTACGGTGTATCGGCGGTTGGTGATTTCAACGGAGATGGGCGAACTGACCTGCACCTTATGGTTATGGACGACTATAACCGGTCGAATGGCAACGCCAATGATTACCTTTGGGTGGGGCGCACCGATGGCAAGTTCGATTCGGTGCTCCTTTCAGGTACTCAGGGCATTACCGGCTCCGCTTACGACGATTATGTCGTCGCCACCACGGGCGACTTTAACGGAGATGGTTTGTCCGATTTCTATTTGATGAAGGCAAATACCTCCGGAGGGACACAAGGAGTTCTCTCGACATCGTACTTTTGGATGTCGAATACAGACAACACGTTTACTACTGTCGCGTTGCCCGAAACGCGACCCGAGAATTACCGCGTTGGCGCTGCGGATGACTTCAACGGCGACGGTTTAGTAGATCTGTTCTTTCATAAAGCATCTTCTAAGAGCGGGAATTCCAGCAGTACATCAGATTATTTCATAATGATTTCTAGGGGCGATGGAACTTTTGAAAATAACCCGATTGCAGTTCCCACAGGATATTGGAACGACCACATCTTGGCCGCTGTCGATGACTTCGATGGCGACGGTCTACCGGATATGTATTGGTACCGGGGTGATGGAACGGGCCGAGTAGCAGATGTTGCTTCAGCGGAGCATTGGGTTTGGTTCAACAAGGGCAATAGCACTTTCGTCCGTACCGCCGTTGGCGTTGCAAACGGATCCTACCGCAAGTACTCAGTCGCCGCGTCTGGCGACTTTACCGGCGACGGGCTCGCAGACTTGTATTGGCTCCGCTCGGATGAATATGGCCGTTCCAACGGCGATGGGGCTGATTATGTGCGCGTCAATGCGTGGCAAATCCCCGATCTTCTCGCGGGGGTTCAAAACGGGGTCGGCAACAACGCGTCGGTCCAGTACCAACCACTCACCAACTCCACCGTTTACACCAAGGGCACCGGCGCAACCTATCCGGTCCAGGATATCATCGGGCCCATGCGCGTGGTGCGCACGCTAAACACAAGGTCCGGCGCCAGCGACGGCTCAGCTGCCGGCACCAGCCAAACCTATGAATACGAGGCCCTGCGCAATCATGTGAATGGTCTTGGCAGCCTAGGATTTGCCAAGACCAGGGTGAAGGACTCGCAGACGAATATCGTCACGGAATCGGTCTTCAGCCAGGACTACGCCACGCGCAAGGAGGGGCTGCTGACCTCGGCGAAGAAGACCACGTCGACGAACGTCGTCTTTGAGAACAAGACGCTGACCTGGACCGTGACCAGCCTGCCCACCGCCGATGGCTCGCCGCGCTATTCCCGCTTCAACACCCAGACCGTCACCGCGAAGCGCGACCTCAACAACGTGCTGACGGCCACCATTACCGAGACCACGACTTACGATGCGTATGGCTATCCCACCAATATCGTCAATCAGACGGTGAACGGGTCGAATACCTTCAGGAAAACCACCGTCAACGTCTATACGCACACGCCGAGCAACTGGAAGCTCGGCCGCCTGACTTCGGCGACGGTCACCCACCAGGCGCCCGGGCAGCCGAACCAGGTGCGCAGCTCCGGCTTCACCTATCATCCCACCACCGGGCTCATGACCTCCGAGACCATTCAGCCGGGGGATGCGCTGTTCCACACCAAGACCTATGCCCACAACGGCTTCGGCGCCGTCACGTCGGTCACCGAGACCTGGGGCTCGCCGGATACGGACGGCATCACCGCTACCAGCCGGGTGACGTCATATACCTATGACGCGAAGTCGCGCTACAAGCTCACCGAGACCAACCCGCTCAACCACGTCCAGACCACCGCCTATCATCCGGTGCATGGGCTTCCGGTGAGCACCACCGGGCCGAACAACCTCACCACCAGCTGGGAGTATGACGCCTTTGGCCGAGTGACCAAGGAGACCCGGTCCGACGGCACCCAGACCGTGACCACACGGTCGAAGCATGTGCCGTTCGACCCGCCCTTCTGCTTGCCGCCGTTCATCCCCTGCCAGCAACCTCCGGCCGGCGAGATCGGCCTTGCCGAGACAGCGCGGATCAAGACCGTGGTCACCACCACCGGTGCGCCGACCGTCACCACCTACGAGGACTTGCTCTACCGCGAGGTGCGCAAGACCGTGCAGGCGCTGGACGGCCGGCTGCTGCACGTGGATACGCTCTATGACCGCATGGGCCGGGTCTCGAAGAAGTCCGAGCCGTTCTATGACGGCGCGACGCCCCTGTGGACCACCATCACCTATGACCTGCTCGACCGGCCGCTGACTACCACCGCGCCCGACAGCAGTACCCAGACCGTGAGCTATAACGGCCTGATCGAGACCTCCACCAACGAGCTCAACCAGACCAAGACCGTGCGCAAGGACGCCATGGGCCAGATGGTGGAGGTCAAGGACCACGACCTCAACACCACGACTTACGTCTATGACGCGCTCGGCCAGCTCATTTCCATGAGCGATCCATCCAGCAACGTCACCACCACCACCTATGACGTGCGCGGCAACAAGATCGCCATGAGCGATCCCGACAAGGGCTCCTGGACCTATCGCTACAACGCCCTGGGTCTGCTGGTGGAGCAGACCGATGCCAAGGGCCAGGTCACCCACATGACCTATGATGTGCTCGGGCGCATGCTCACCCGCATCGATGATGCCACGGCGGCGAACCCGGCCTCGCGCACCGCCACCTGGGTTTATGACACCGCCACCAAGGGCATCGGCAAGCTGCATTCGGTGTCCATGCCCGGCTACTCCGCCACCAGCAGCTATGACAGCCTGGGGCGGCCCTCCGCCACCACCGAGGTGATCGATGGCCTGAGCTTCACCTCCCAGGTCACCTATGACGCCTCCGGCCGGCCGCAGGACACGATCTATCCCACCGGCCTCACCGTCCGCAATGTCTACAACGCCCGCGGTTATCTCGAGGTGGTGCAGAACACGGCCGGTACTCAGGAATATTGGCGCGCGCTGGCAGCCGACGAGCGGGGCAACATCACCCAGTTCCGGCTGGGCAACGGGGTGGAGAGCATCCGCGCCTATAACCCGCTCACCGGCTTCCTCGACTCGATCTATTCCTCCAAGGCCACGACCGCGATCCAGAACCTCACCTATGGCTTCAATGCCCTGGGCAATCTGGTCAGCCGCACCGATGCGCGGCAGAGCCTCAGCGAGAGCTTCATCTATGACAACCTGAACCGGGTGACGAGCTCGACCGTCAATTCGGGCTCGGGCAATGTGACCGTGTCGGTCACCTACAATGCCCTCGGCAACATCACCTCCAAGTCGGACGTGGGCACCTACACCTATGCCCAGCTGCATGGCGGCTGCACCGGCGGTGCCCAGCCCGGGCCGCACGCGGTCACGCAAGTGTCCGGTATCAAGAACGCCACCTATTGCTATGACGCCAACGGCAACATGACCTCGGGCGATGGCAAGCTGGTGAGCTACACCGCCTTTGACATGGCGTCCCTGATCAGCAAGGGCGGCAAGTCGGTGGCCATCACCTATGGGCCGGATCGCGCCCGCTACAAGCGGGTGGACACGGGCACCACCGGCACGGTGACCACGCTCTATATCGGCGGCAAGGCCATGGAGCGCATCAACCGTGGCGGGGTGATCGAGACCAAGCACTATATCGGCGACTTTGCGGTGGTGACCACCTCGGGCACCACCACGCAGACCAGCTATCTCCTGCGCGACCACCTGGGCTCGGTGGATGTGATCACCGACGAGGCCGGCGCCGTGCTCGAGCGCATGAGCTTTGACGCCTGGGGCAAGCGGCGGGAGGTGACCTGGCAGGCCATGGCGGATGCGACCGCCTATGTGCCGCTGGTCACGACGCGCGGCTTCACCGGGCATGAGCAGCTCGATCCGGTGGGCCTCGTGCACATGAACGGCCGGGTCTATGACCCCGAGCTGGGCGACGGACCTCCGCTTTGGTGGGAAGGGAATCCACTCGTCGGCCCGTTGGGTAGCTCATAA
- a CDS encoding transposase domain-containing protein, whose protein sequence is MPGPERRRRWTAAEKHRIVEESLAADTTVVEVARRHNIHPNLLHLWGRQATAKLNDVDPQTWLADVLARIAGQPMSKFNELLPWNWQRAHARLTA, encoded by the coding sequence TTGCCAGGTCCGGAACGGCGGCGGCGTTGGACGGCGGCAGAGAAGCATCGAATTGTCGAGGAGAGTCTGGCGGCTGATACGACCGTGGTCGAAGTCGCTCGCCGGCACAACATTCATCCGAACCTGCTGCATCTTTGGGGCCGACAGGCGACCGCCAAGCTCAACGACGTCGATCCGCAAACCTGGCTGGCCGACGTGCTCGCTCGCATCGCCGGTCAACCCATGAGCAAGTTCAATGAGCTGTTGCCCTGGAACTGGCAACGCGCGCATGCCAGACTGACAGCATGA
- the gspM gene encoding type II secretion system protein GspM has translation MNSLSPIVQKFVAVGLFVALVLLALLYGVLPLTHAYSAADERIGQAQEMLTRLSTSKIDPAAQQQRLAQLQQAIAQSGDYLRSSAWSGASVELTEYVETAIRDSGAQIQSRQVLGDGSAATREVVLRVAIQADIDGLYQTLYALESRKPLLSIGDLNVQAQAMPGTEQDKPLMLRAQFNVTAFLPPEAAE, from the coding sequence GTGAACTCGCTGTCTCCGATCGTTCAGAAGTTCGTGGCCGTGGGGCTGTTCGTGGCCTTGGTGCTGCTCGCCCTGCTCTATGGTGTGCTGCCTCTCACGCATGCCTACTCGGCGGCCGATGAACGGATCGGCCAGGCGCAGGAGATGCTTACGCGACTGTCCACCAGCAAGATCGACCCGGCTGCCCAGCAGCAGCGCCTTGCTCAGCTGCAACAGGCAATCGCACAAAGCGGCGATTACCTCAGGTCGTCGGCATGGTCGGGGGCCAGCGTGGAACTCACGGAATATGTCGAAACGGCCATTCGGGACAGCGGCGCGCAGATTCAAAGCCGGCAAGTGCTGGGCGATGGCTCGGCGGCAACGCGCGAAGTCGTGCTGCGCGTTGCCATTCAAGCCGATATCGATGGGCTGTATCAAACCCTCTATGCCTTGGAGTCGCGCAAGCCTCTGCTCAGCATCGGCGACCTGAACGTGCAGGCCCAGGCCATGCCGGGCACGGAACAGGACAAGCCCCTCATGCTGCGCGCCCAGTTCAACGTGACGGCGTTCCTTCCCCCGGAGGCGGCCGAGTGA